The sequence below is a genomic window from Streptomyces sp. V1I1.
CGAGGACGGCGATCCGGAGACCATGGCCGCGGCGTATGCGCCGACGCCGAGGAAGGCGACGTAACCGAGGTCGAGGAGTCCGGCGAGGCCGACGACGATGTTCAGACCGAGGGCGACGGTGGCGAAGATCAGGATGTAGACGCCGATGGTCGCGTACTGGTCGTCGGACTGGGTGAAGGGGAAGGCCGCGGCGGCGGCGAACGCGCCGGCCATCGTCACGTTGCGGTGCTTGGCCGTGATCGCGGACACCCGTCCGACCAGGCCGGACTTGAAGAGCGCGGCGAACCCGAAACCGGCGGTGATGAGGAAGCCGATGAAGAGCTCGTCGTACTCGGTGCCGATGCCGTACGTGAAGACGACCAGGCCGAAGCTGAGCGCCGCGACGATGATCAGGATCTCGACGTAGGAGGGCAGCTTGCGGGCGGGTGCCGCGGTGCCGCTGGCGAAGGCCGCCTTGAACGTGGTGAAGGAGCCGCGGGCGTTGTGCCTGAACTGGTCCCAGCCGGTGTCATCGGGGTCTGCCGGGTCGGGCGCGGGGCGCTCGAAGGGCAGCCCGAGGGCGCCGATGAGGGCGACCAGGGTGGCGATTCCCGCGACGTACCCACCGGGCTCGAGGTTGGCGAGGCCGCCGAGCTCGTAGCTGATGGCGATCAGGGTGAACCAGGTGGTGGCAAAGGCGCCGAGGGCGGAGAGCCTGATGGAGCTGTCGGCACCGGCGGGAGCGAGCCACTTCAGGCCCTTGACGCCGTACGAGGAGAGTCCGAACAGGGTGGTCAGGGCGCCCGCGATGAGGACGAGCCACTGGAGTCCGCCGGGGTAGCCGTAGACGGTGAGGTCACCGGGGAAGGCGGCCGTCCAGGTCCAGGCGAGGAACGCGGAGATGACGGTGAGTGCGCCGCCTCCGGTCGCGACGGCGCGCGCGATGTTCGGCGGGAGGGAGATGAGGCCCGTCTGAGCGCTGTCGGCCGGGGTCCGCGGGGTTCCCGCGGTGGGGGTCTGTGTCGTCATCGGTGTCACGCCCTGTCCGCGACGCGCTCGCCGAGGAGGCCTTGTGGCCTGACGAGGAGCACGACGATGAGAAGTACGAAGGCCCAGACGTCGGCCCAGGACTGGCCGCCGAGCTGCTGCATGCCGGGGATGTCGTTGATGTAGGCCGTGGCCATGGTTTCGGCGATGCCCAGGGCGAGACCGCCCAGCATGGCGCCGTAGATGTTGCCGATGCCGCCGAGGACGGCTGCGGTGAACGCCTTGAGGCCGAGGATGAAGCCCATGCGGAAGTTCACTTCGCCGTACTTGAGGCCGTACGCGACGGCTCCGACGGCGGCGAACGCGGCGCCGAGGGCGAACGCGACCACGATGATGCGGTCGGTGTTGATGCCCATGAGCTTGGCCGTGTCCGGATCCTGGGCGGTGGCCTGCATACCGCGTCCGGTGCGGGTCTTCATGACGAAGAACGCGAGGATCGCCATGCAGATGGGAGCGGCGATCAGCAGGAAGATGTCACCGGTCTGGATGGTGACGCTGCCGAGGTGGAAGGGGCCACCGGGGATTTCGGGGAAGGTGCGGGAGGACTTCGCCTCGGGGTACCAGGCCCACACCGCCTGCTGGAGAGCCAGGGAGAGGCCGATGGCGGTGATGAGTGGGGCGAGGCGGGGTGCGGTGCGCAGTGGCCGGTACGCGAAGCGTTCCGCGCCGACCGCGATGGTGGTGGCGACGATGATCGCGCCGACCAGCATGAGTGGCAGGGCCAGCCACATGGTGGTGCCGGTGGGAAGGATGAGCCAGACCGTGAGGGCCCCGAACCCTCCGGTCATGAAGATCTCGCCATGGGCGAAGTTGATGAGCTGGACAATGCCATAAACCATCGTGTAGCCGATGGCGACGAGCCCGTACATGGATCCCAGTAGCAGGCCGTTGACCAGCTGTTGCGGCAGTTCGTGCACCGCAGGTCCTCCGAGTCTTTCGACGGATATGACACCGCGCGGGGCGCTGGTTTTGCGGCGCGCCCCGCGCGGCATATGAGGTGTTACGGACTGAGGATCAGCCGGCGAACGTGCCGGACTTGACGGCCTTCCAGGCGGTGCCCTCGTACTTGTAGACCGTGAGCTGCTTGTTGGTGGCGTCGCCGTACTCGTCGAAGGAGACCTTGCCGGTCACACCGTCGAAGGAGACACCCTGCAGGGCCTCGATGACCTTGGCGCGGGCGTCGGAGGGAAGCTTGCCGTCGTTGCCCTCGACGGCCTTCTTCACAGCCTCGATGATCGCCCAGGCGGAGTCGTACGAGTAGCCGCCGTAGGCCTCGTAGGCCTCCTTGTAGCCGCCGGCCTTGTAGTTGGCCACGAAGTCCTTGGCCGAGGGGAGCGTCTCGACCGGCGCACCGACGGAGGTGGCGAGGTCACCCACGCCCTCCTTGCCGGAGAGCTTGATGAAGTCGGCGCTGTAGATGCCGTCGCCACCGACGAGCGGGATCGCGGCACCGGACTTCTTGATCTGCTTGCTGAGCGGGCCCGCGACCGGGTACTCGCCGCCGTAGTAGACGACGTCGGCCTTGGAGCTCTTGATCTGGGTGACGACGGCCGCGAAATCCTTGGTGTCAGGGTTCACGTGCTCGGTGCCGGCGACCTTGCCGCCGAGCTTCTCGAACTCCGCCTTGAAGGTGGCGGCGAGACCGGCGCCGTACGTCTTCTTGTCATCGATGATGAAGACGCTCTTCTTCTTGGCGTCGTTGAACAGGTACTGCGCGGCGAACGGGCCCTGGATGGCGTCCGTGGTCGCGGTGCGGAAG
It includes:
- a CDS encoding branched-chain amino acid ABC transporter permease, with product MTTQTPTAGTPRTPADSAQTGLISLPPNIARAVATGGGALTVISAFLAWTWTAAFPGDLTVYGYPGGLQWLVLIAGALTTLFGLSSYGVKGLKWLAPAGADSSIRLSALGAFATTWFTLIAISYELGGLANLEPGGYVAGIATLVALIGALGLPFERPAPDPADPDDTGWDQFRHNARGSFTTFKAAFASGTAAPARKLPSYVEILIIVAALSFGLVVFTYGIGTEYDELFIGFLITAGFGFAALFKSGLVGRVSAITAKHRNVTMAGAFAAAAAFPFTQSDDQYATIGVYILIFATVALGLNIVVGLAGLLDLGYVAFLGVGAYAAAMVSGSPSSPFDIHLPFWGAVLVGATASMVFGVLIGAPTLRLRGDYLAIVTLGFGEIFRITVNNLDGTSGPDITNGSNGISSIPNLQMFGFDFGLEHSIFGITIGRFANYFFLMLLITLIVVVVFRRSGDSRIGRAWIAIREDETAALAMGINGFRVKLIAFALGATLAGLAGTVQAHVTYTVTPEQYQFAHVVPPNSAFLLAAVVLGGMGTISGPLVGAALLYLIPAKLQFLGDYQLLAFGLALVLLMRFRPEGLIPNRRRQLEFHESAEAPAVLSKTGA
- a CDS encoding branched-chain amino acid ABC transporter substrate-binding protein — protein: MRQRSLVAMTAALTAGALALTACGSRDDSSGGAEGGGTTVVIGVDAPLTGELSALGLGIKNSVDLAAKQANAKKYVDGITFKVEAFDDQAQPSSGQQNATKFVANKDVLGVVGPLNSSVAESMQKVFDDAKLAQVSPANTNPALTQGPKWNSGEKARPYKSYFRTATTDAIQGPFAAQYLFNDAKKKSVFIIDDKKTYGAGLAATFKAEFEKLGGKVAGTEHVNPDTKDFAAVVTQIKSSKADVVYYGGEYPVAGPLSKQIKKSGAAIPLVGGDGIYSADFIKLSGKEGVGDLATSVGAPVETLPSAKDFVANYKAGGYKEAYEAYGGYSYDSAWAIIEAVKKAVEGNDGKLPSDARAKVIEALQGVSFDGVTGKVSFDEYGDATNKQLTVYKYEGTAWKAVKSGTFAG
- a CDS encoding branched-chain amino acid ABC transporter permease produces the protein MHELPQQLVNGLLLGSMYGLVAIGYTMVYGIVQLINFAHGEIFMTGGFGALTVWLILPTGTTMWLALPLMLVGAIIVATTIAVGAERFAYRPLRTAPRLAPLITAIGLSLALQQAVWAWYPEAKSSRTFPEIPGGPFHLGSVTIQTGDIFLLIAAPICMAILAFFVMKTRTGRGMQATAQDPDTAKLMGINTDRIIVVAFALGAAFAAVGAVAYGLKYGEVNFRMGFILGLKAFTAAVLGGIGNIYGAMLGGLALGIAETMATAYINDIPGMQQLGGQSWADVWAFVLLIVVLLVRPQGLLGERVADRA